A window of the Nocardia sp. NBC_01329 genome harbors these coding sequences:
- a CDS encoding MMPL family transporter, translating into MSVFLYRWGKFAFRRKWIVLPVWALIVVLLGGAAATLSKPFQDSFEMPGLPSERATAILEEHMPQMASMFSIDAINGTYVVASRNGTLADEPNKTALDVMVQRLNELDIVDHTEKIVDPVTATSMMPASREAAQEQAQAAADLAPGETPPTPEPNCLDGRDSPDFKGLCGGAPLNVLNENAPQTVAVIDAKFTMPTFSDVTEEHRQAAEAIAQEGRNAGLTVELTGAIAQAQPESGQAEMIGIGVALVVMIIAFGAIVAAFVPIVTGIVGVACAGALLLTGTSLTEVPTFTPILASMIGLALSIDYALFIVSRYKHELVVQDSPEEAAGVAVGTAGSAVVFAGLTVVIALLGLSVVGISFLTAMGIGGAIAAAFAVAAAITLLPAMLGALGKALFKPKLPLVARHDPEDDDSITNGMRFARLIARVPVLTLVASALVLGALAAPATQLNLGLPGGDSMPEDSSVRKAYELQTEGFGEGKNGALVVAVDLSETPQDQRDSALTALRDQLASYDGVDYLSVAQPSPDGQAALFQVVPESGPNSAETQDLVERARDAESALKDRYGMEYGVTGQTAIYADVNSVLLTSIVPYLAIVAAAAFVLLLLVFRSILVPLTAALGFLLSMAATFGVTVLIFQEGAFGLVKDTHPIISFLPIVLIGLVFGLAMDYQVFLVTRMREEYVHGKSPKEAMISGYHHGARVVTAAAIIMISVFGGFMLSPDITSKSMGFALAAGVFFDAFLVRMVLIPSLLALLGKWAWWMPAWLDRILPDIDVEGAKLREVQQREKPAAVESEPAGV; encoded by the coding sequence GTGTCCGTATTCCTGTACAGATGGGGAAAGTTCGCTTTCCGCCGGAAGTGGATAGTGCTGCCTGTCTGGGCGCTGATAGTGGTGCTACTCGGTGGTGCGGCCGCCACGCTGTCCAAACCGTTCCAGGACAGCTTCGAGATGCCGGGACTACCGTCGGAGCGGGCCACCGCGATTCTCGAGGAACATATGCCACAGATGGCCTCGATGTTCAGCATCGACGCCATCAACGGCACCTATGTGGTCGCCTCCCGGAACGGCACCCTGGCCGACGAACCCAACAAGACCGCACTCGACGTGATGGTCCAGCGCCTGAACGAGCTGGATATCGTCGATCACACCGAGAAGATCGTCGATCCGGTCACGGCCACGTCGATGATGCCCGCGAGCCGAGAGGCCGCGCAGGAGCAAGCGCAGGCCGCGGCCGACCTCGCCCCGGGCGAGACTCCGCCGACCCCGGAGCCGAATTGCCTCGACGGCAGGGACTCGCCCGACTTCAAGGGCCTCTGCGGCGGCGCCCCCTTGAATGTGCTGAACGAGAACGCACCGCAAACCGTCGCCGTGATCGACGCGAAATTCACGATGCCGACCTTCTCCGATGTCACCGAGGAACACCGGCAGGCCGCCGAGGCCATCGCCCAGGAAGGCCGTAACGCCGGCCTGACCGTCGAACTGACCGGCGCCATCGCCCAGGCCCAGCCCGAATCCGGCCAGGCCGAGATGATCGGCATCGGGGTCGCGCTGGTCGTCATGATCATCGCCTTCGGCGCCATCGTCGCGGCATTCGTCCCGATCGTCACCGGTATCGTCGGCGTGGCCTGCGCGGGCGCACTCCTGCTGACCGGTACCTCGCTGACCGAGGTGCCGACCTTCACCCCCATCCTGGCCTCGATGATCGGCCTGGCGCTGTCCATCGACTACGCCCTCTTCATCGTCTCCCGGTACAAACACGAACTGGTGGTTCAGGACTCCCCCGAGGAAGCCGCCGGCGTCGCTGTCGGTACCGCCGGGTCGGCTGTGGTGTTCGCCGGGTTGACCGTCGTGATCGCACTGCTGGGCCTTTCGGTGGTCGGGATCTCGTTTCTCACGGCAATGGGTATCGGTGGCGCTATCGCCGCCGCTTTCGCGGTGGCCGCCGCCATCACACTCTTGCCCGCCATGCTCGGCGCGCTGGGCAAAGCGCTGTTCAAGCCGAAGCTGCCGCTGGTCGCCCGGCACGATCCCGAGGACGACGATTCGATCACCAACGGCATGCGTTTCGCCCGGTTGATAGCCCGGGTGCCGGTGTTGACGCTGGTCGCCAGCGCGCTCGTACTCGGCGCGCTCGCCGCCCCGGCCACCCAATTGAATTTGGGTCTGCCCGGCGGCGACAGCATGCCGGAGGATTCCTCGGTCCGTAAGGCCTACGAACTACAGACCGAGGGTTTCGGTGAGGGGAAGAACGGCGCACTCGTCGTGGCGGTCGACCTCTCCGAAACCCCGCAAGATCAGCGTGACTCCGCACTGACGGCACTGCGCGACCAACTGGCGAGCTACGACGGCGTGGACTACCTGAGCGTCGCCCAGCCCAGCCCGGACGGACAGGCGGCACTGTTCCAGGTGGTCCCGGAGTCCGGTCCGAACAGTGCCGAAACCCAGGATCTGGTCGAGCGCGCCCGCGATGCGGAATCCGCGCTGAAAGACCGGTACGGCATGGAATACGGAGTCACCGGCCAGACCGCCATCTACGCCGACGTCAACAGTGTGCTGCTCACCAGCATCGTTCCGTACCTGGCGATCGTCGCGGCGGCCGCGTTCGTGCTGCTGCTGCTGGTCTTCCGGTCCATCCTGGTCCCGCTCACCGCCGCGCTGGGCTTCCTGCTCTCGATGGCCGCGACCTTCGGCGTGACGGTACTGATCTTCCAGGAGGGCGCCTTCGGCCTGGTGAAGGACACCCATCCGATCATCAGCTTCCTGCCCATCGTGCTGATCGGCCTGGTGTTCGGTCTGGCGATGGACTACCAGGTCTTCCTGGTGACCCGGATGCGCGAGGAATATGTGCACGGCAAGAGCCCGAAGGAGGCGATGATCAGCGGCTACCACCACGGAGCCCGGGTCGTCACCGCGGCTGCGATCATCATGATCTCGGTCTTCGGCGGCTTCATGCTCTCGCCGGACATCACCTCGAAGTCCATGGGCTTCGCACTGGCGGCAGGCGTTTTCTTCGACGCCTTCCTGGTACGAATGGTGCTGATCCCGTCGCTGCTGGCGCTACTGGGCAAATGGGCCTGGTGGATGCCGGCCTGGCTGGACCGGATCCTGCCGGATATCGACGTCGAGGGCGCGAAGCTGCGGGAGGTCCAGCAGCGCGAGAAGCCCGCGGCGGTCGAGTCCGAACCCGCGGGAGTCTGA